Proteins co-encoded in one Bos taurus isolate L1 Dominette 01449 registration number 42190680 breed Hereford chromosome X, ARS-UCD2.0, whole genome shotgun sequence genomic window:
- the LOC785841 gene encoding melanoma-associated antigen 10, which produces MPVVPTNELCTSEEDLQGQIQAEGPVEAQLLGAEAEDASTPLASFPPVSFSSAAGDAEILLKQALNGMTTQLLEFLLLKYGTKEPIFQAEMLNTVLRDNQAHFPVVFRKATQCLRLAFGLDMKEVDHREHIYVMVPILGLTLNEMQTDEQSIPKAGLLVTVLSLILLAGDRVSEENIWGALSRMGVFAGIKHCIYGEPKELLTQVWVRAGYLKYRQVRYSHPARYEFLWGPRAYAETSKQKVKDYLHRVNGRGPRFFPPRWA; this is translated from the coding sequence ATGCCTGTGGTCCCGACGAATGAGCTCTGCACTTCTGAGGAAGACCTTCAGGGCCAAATCCAGGCCGAGGGCCCAGTGGAGGCGCAGCTCCTGGGGGCTGAGGCGGAGGATGCCTCAACCCCTCTGGCCTCCTTCCCTCCAGTCTCATTTTCCTCTGCCGCTGGAGATGCGGAGATCTTGCTCAAGCAGGCTCTGAATGGGATGACGACTCAGCTACTGGAGTTCCTGCTCCTCAAGTATGGCACCAAGGAGCCGATTTTCCAGGCTGAAATGCTGAATACAGTCCTCAGGGATAACCAGGCCCACTTCCCAGTGGTCTTCCGTAAAGCCACACAGTGCCTGCGGCTGGCCTTTGGCCTGGATATGAAAGAGGTGGACCACAGAGAGCACATCTATGTCATGGTCCCCATCCTGGGCCTCACCCTCAATGAGATGCAGACGGATGAGCAGAGCATACCAAAGGCTGGCCTCCTGGTGACGGTCCTGAGCCTGATTCTCCTAGCAGGGGACCGGGTCAGTGAGGAGAACATCTGGGGAGCACTCAGCAGGATGGGGGTATTTGCTGGGATAAAGCACTGCATCTATGGGGAGCCCAAGGAGCTGCTGACCCAAGTGTGGGTGCGGGCGGGGTACCTGAAGTACCGGCAGGTGCGTTACAGCCACCCTGCTCGTTACGAGTTCCTGTGGGGTCCCCGGGCCTATGCAGAGACCAGCAAGCAGAAAGTCAAGGACTATCTGCACAGGGTCAATGGAAGGGGTCCCAGGTTCTTCCCACCCCGGTGGGCATAG
- the LOC524050 gene encoding melanoma-associated antigen 10, with translation MSELSKLEEDLQDPGEAQGPVEVQLLGAEVGKAASPSASSSTVSSSAPGEALPLQALKEMITNLMNFLLLKYRAKELTSQAEMLKKVLKDNQEHFPVVFRLALECLQLVFGVEVRGVYPRKDTYGMIPALGLTCDAMQSNGRGLPKTGLLVLVLSLIMRNGDPAPEEVVWGALSRMGVCVGREHSIFGEPRELLTQVWVREGYLEYRQVPDSDPAHYEFLWGPRAYAETSKQQVMAFVLRVRQRAWRAFPLQSTEAVKEKDKEA, from the coding sequence ATGAGTGAGCTGAGCAAACTCGAAGAAGACCTTCAAGACCCAGGCGAGGCCCAGGGCCCGGTGGAGGTGCAGCTCTTGGGGGCTGAGGTGGGGAAGGCTGCATCCCCCTCGGCCTCCTCTTCCACAGTGTCCTCCTCAGCCCCTGGGGAGGCCTTGCCCCTGCAAGCTCTGAAGGAGATGATAACTAACCTGATGAACTTCCTGCTCCTCAAGTATCGAGCCAAGGAGCTGACCTCCCAggcagaaatgctgaagaaggtcCTCAAGGACAACCAGGAGCACTTCCCGGTGGTCTTCAGACTAGCCTTGGAGTGCCTGCAGCTGGTCTTTGGTGTGGAGGTGAGGGGGGTATACCCCAGGAAGGACACCTATGGTATGATCCCTGCCCTGGGCCTCACCTGTGATGCAATGCAGAGCAATGGGCGGGGCCtgcccaagactggtctcctggTGCTGGTCCTCAGCCTGATCATGAGGAATGGAGACCCCGCCCCTGAGGAAGTGGTCTGGGGAGCACTCAGCAGGATGGGGGTGTGTGTTGGGAGGGAGCACTCCATCTTTGGGGAGCCCAGGGAGCTGCTGACCCAAGTGTGGGTGCGGGAGGGGTACCTGGAGTACCGGCAGGTGCCTGACAGTGACCCTGCTCACTACGAGTTCCTGTGGGGTCCCCGGGCCTATGCGGAGACCAGCAAACAGCAAGTCATGGCATTTGTGCTCAGGGTCAGACAAAGGGCTTGGAGGGCCTTCCCACTCCAGTCTACAGAGGCTGTAAAggagaaggacaaggaggcctga
- the LOC132344355 gene encoding probable inactive protein kinase DDB_G0270444, with product MPGMHELRQPERVFQNPRANEDLIQAQLFWGEEEEEEEEEVEEVEEEEEEVEEVEEEEEEVEEVEEEEEEVEEVEEEEQVEEEGEVEVVEVEVVEVQEEEVQEVEVQEEEVQEVEVQEVEVQEEEVQEVEVQEVEVQEEEVQEVEVQEVEVQEEEVQEVEVQEVEVQEVKVEDVVEVKMEVELELELEEVEVEEEVEVREEVEVEVELEVEVELDQVEEAEEEVAEVEVELEEEEEVVEDVELEEEEVEEEVEEEVAEVEVAEVEVELEEEEEVVEDVELEEEEVEEEVEEEVAEVEVELEEEEEVVEDVELEEEEEVEEEVEEVEEEVEEVEVEEVEVEEEEVEVEVEVVEEE from the coding sequence ATGCCTGGGATGCATGAGCTCCGCCAGCCTGAGAGAGTCTTTCAGAATCCAAGAGCAAATGAGGACCTGATACAGGCACAATTATTTTGgggtgaagaggaggaggaggaagaagaggaggtggaggaggtggaggaggaagaagaggaggtggaggaggtggaggaggaagaagaggaggtggaggaggtggaggaggaagaagaggaggtggaggaggtggaggaggaggagcaagtggaggaggaaggggaggtggaggtggtggaggtggaggtggtggaggtgcaggaggaggaggtgcaggaggTGGAGgtgcaggaggaggaggtgcaggaggTGGAGGTGCAGGAGGTGGAGgtgcaggaggaggaggtgcaggaggTGGAGGTGCAGGAGGTGGAGgtgcaggaggaggaggtgcaggaggTGGAGGTGCAGGAGGTGGAGgtgcaggaggaggaggtgcaggaggTGGAGGTGCAGGAGGTGGAGGTGCAGGAGGTGAAGGTGGAGGACGTTGTGGAGGTGAAGATGGAGgtggagctggagctggagctggaggaggtggaggtggaggaggaggtggaggtgagggaggaggtggaggtggaggtggagctGGAGGTTGAGGTGGAGCTGGATCAGGTggaggaggcggaggaggaggtggcggaggtggaggtggagctggaggaggaggaggaggtggtggaggacgtggagctggaagaggaggaggtggaggaggaggtggaggaggaggtggcggAGGTGGAGGTGGCGGAGGTGGAggtggagctggaggaggaggaggaggtggtggaggacgtggagctggaggaggaggaggtggaggaggaggtggaggaggaggtggcggaggtggaggtggagctggaggaggaggaggaggtggtggaggacgtggagctggaggaggaggaggaggtggaggaggaggtggaggaggtggaggaggaggtggaggaggtggaggtggaggaggtggaggtggaggaggaggaggtggaggtagaggtggaggtggtggaggaggagtag